A section of the Pseudomonas prosekii genome encodes:
- a CDS encoding cupin domain-containing protein: MSTSPVTLPQQLFFKDDGQIPNSPLPVLFYHQVQLDGADKAAAFEALFSANQWPAQWRAQVFDYHHYHSNAHEVLGVISGQARLMLGGPAGMELEVEEGDVLVLPAGTGHCCLEQSEDFLVVGGYPQGQENYDIQRPDTASHDDSVARIADVARPPADPVHGKDGPLPGLW; encoded by the coding sequence ATGAGCACATCGCCAGTCACGCTGCCGCAGCAATTGTTTTTCAAGGACGACGGACAAATCCCCAACAGTCCGTTGCCGGTGTTGTTTTATCACCAGGTGCAACTGGACGGTGCCGATAAAGCAGCGGCGTTCGAAGCGCTGTTCAGCGCCAACCAATGGCCGGCGCAATGGCGCGCACAGGTGTTTGATTACCACCATTACCATTCCAACGCGCATGAAGTGTTGGGCGTGATCAGTGGTCAGGCGCGCCTGATGCTTGGCGGCCCGGCGGGCATGGAGTTGGAAGTCGAGGAGGGCGATGTGCTGGTGTTGCCGGCCGGCACCGGGCATTGCTGCCTTGAACAGAGTGAGGATTTCCTCGTGGTCGGCGGTTATCCGCAAGGGCAGGAAAACTACGATATCCAACGCCCGGACACCGCGAGCCATGACGACAGCGTTGCGCGGATTGCCGACGTTGCACGACCGCCGGCGGATCCGGTGCATGGCAAGGACGGGCCATTACCGGGGCTTTGGTAA
- a CDS encoding YgdI/YgdR family lipoprotein, which produces MNIKTLGLPLAVAAFLALAGCSTPTVVTLQNGTQYLTKDMPKTETKDGFYEFEDISGAKVKVKADEVATVREED; this is translated from the coding sequence ATGAATATCAAAACCCTGGGCCTGCCATTGGCAGTAGCGGCCTTCCTGGCCCTGGCCGGTTGCTCGACGCCAACCGTCGTGACCCTGCAGAACGGCACCCAGTATTTGACCAAGGACATGCCGAAAACCGAAACCAAGGACGGCTTCTATGAGTTCGAGGATATTTCCGGGGCGAAAGTGAAGGTCAAGGCTGACGAAGTTGCGACGGTTCGCGAGGAAGACTAA
- a CDS encoding hemerythrin domain-containing protein, translating into MNAIDLLKGDHERVKAILTQLSDSTERAVKKRVELINKLEMEITIHTRLEEEVLYPAYKKAGGKEEEVMYYEAKEEHRTVDSLVLPDLKVTDPSTPEFAGRVKVVKELLEHHIEEEETEMFPQAKKLLGKAALEELGQQMEALKAQYKKEMTAANIAA; encoded by the coding sequence ATGAACGCCATTGACCTGTTGAAAGGCGACCACGAACGCGTAAAAGCCATCCTCACCCAATTGAGCGACTCCACCGAACGCGCCGTGAAAAAACGCGTGGAGTTGATCAACAAACTGGAAATGGAAATCACCATCCACACGCGCCTGGAAGAGGAAGTGCTCTATCCCGCTTATAAAAAGGCCGGTGGCAAGGAAGAAGAAGTGATGTATTACGAGGCCAAGGAAGAACACCGCACCGTTGACTCGTTAGTGCTGCCGGACTTGAAAGTCACTGACCCTTCGACTCCGGAATTTGCCGGTCGGGTGAAAGTGGTCAAGGAACTGCTGGAGCACCACATCGAGGAAGAAGAAACCGAGATGTTTCCTCAAGCCAAAAAGCTCTTGGGCAAAGCCGCGCTCGAAGAATTGGGGCAGCAGATGGAAGCGCTAAAAGCGCAGTACAAAAAGGAAATGACTGCGGCAAATATCGCGGCGTGA
- a CDS encoding polyurethane esterase, with the protein MGVFDYKNFSTAESKALFSDAMAITLYSYHNLDNGFATGYQHNGFGLGLPATLVAALIGGTDSQGVIPGIPWNPDSEKLALEAVKKAGWTPITAAQLGYDGKTDARGTFYGEKAGYTSAQVEILGKYDAQGHLGEIGISFRGTSGPREILIGDSIADAISDLLAAFGPKDYAKNYAGEAFGKLLGNVAAFAGAHGLSGKDVLVSGHSLGGLAVNSLADLSGNKWSGFYQDSNYIAYASPTQSSTDKVLNVGYENDPVFRALDGSTFTSASLGVHDAAKVSATDNIVSFNDHYASTAWNVLPFSILNVPTWISHLPSAYGDGMNRVIDSKFYELTSRDSTIIVANLSDPARANTWVQDLNRNAETHKGSTLIIGSDGNDLLQGGKGNDYLEGRDGNDIFRDGGGYNIVLGGKGSNVLDLQQSVKNFTFANDGVGNLYVKDASGGISITRDIATVITKEPAFLWGVFKDDVSHSVTADGLKVGSNLTQYASTVKGGAGADTLTAKASGDWLFGLDGHDHLIGGKGNDVFVGGAGNDLIEAGGGVNTFLFSGAFGQDRVVGYQATDKLVFLGVQGVTPDDNFRAHASAVGQDTLLKFGGDSVTLVGVGLESLTGAGIVIA; encoded by the coding sequence ATGGGTGTTTTCGACTACAAGAACTTCAGCACAGCCGAATCCAAGGCGTTGTTCAGCGATGCCATGGCCATCACGCTGTATTCCTATCACAACCTCGATAACGGTTTTGCCACCGGTTACCAGCACAACGGTTTCGGCCTCGGCTTGCCGGCCACGCTGGTCGCCGCGTTGATTGGCGGCACCGATTCGCAAGGGGTGATTCCCGGCATTCCGTGGAATCCCGATTCGGAAAAACTTGCACTGGAAGCCGTGAAAAAGGCCGGTTGGACGCCGATTACCGCCGCGCAGTTGGGCTACGACGGCAAGACTGATGCGCGCGGCACCTTCTACGGCGAGAAGGCCGGATACACCAGCGCTCAGGTGGAAATTCTCGGCAAGTACGACGCGCAAGGGCATCTCGGCGAGATCGGGATTTCCTTTCGCGGCACCAGCGGGCCTCGGGAAATCCTCATCGGTGATTCCATCGCCGACGCCATCAGCGACCTGCTGGCAGCCTTTGGTCCCAAGGATTACGCAAAAAATTACGCCGGCGAAGCGTTTGGCAAATTGCTCGGCAACGTCGCCGCGTTTGCCGGCGCCCATGGCTTGTCCGGCAAGGACGTGCTGGTCAGCGGCCATAGCCTCGGCGGGCTGGCGGTCAACAGCCTGGCGGATTTGAGCGGCAACAAGTGGTCGGGTTTCTACCAGGATTCGAACTACATCGCCTACGCTTCGCCGACCCAGAGCAGCACCGACAAAGTGCTCAACGTCGGCTACGAGAACGACCCGGTGTTTCGCGCCCTCGACGGTTCGACCTTCACTTCGGCATCGCTCGGCGTGCACGACGCGGCCAAGGTTTCGGCGACCGACAATATCGTCAGTTTCAACGATCACTACGCCTCGACGGCGTGGAACGTGCTGCCGTTTTCCATCCTCAATGTGCCGACCTGGATTTCCCATTTGCCGAGCGCCTATGGCGACGGCATGAACCGCGTGATCGACTCGAAGTTCTACGAGCTGACCAGCAGGGACTCGACGATTATTGTCGCCAACCTCTCCGATCCGGCGCGTGCTAACACTTGGGTGCAAGACCTCAACCGCAACGCGGAAACGCACAAGGGCAGCACGTTGATCATCGGCAGCGACGGCAATGATTTGCTTCAGGGCGGCAAGGGTAACGACTACCTCGAAGGGCGCGACGGCAACGACATCTTCCGCGACGGCGGTGGCTACAACATCGTGCTCGGCGGCAAGGGCAGCAACGTGCTCGACCTGCAGCAATCGGTGAAAAACTTCACGTTCGCCAATGACGGCGTCGGCAATCTGTACGTGAAGGATGCGAGCGGCGGGATCAGCATCACCCGCGACATCGCCACCGTGATCACCAAGGAGCCGGCGTTTCTCTGGGGCGTGTTCAAGGACGACGTCAGCCATAGCGTGACGGCGGATGGTTTGAAGGTCGGCAGCAATCTCACGCAATACGCTTCGACGGTGAAGGGCGGGGCCGGCGCCGACACGTTGACCGCGAAGGCCAGCGGCGACTGGTTGTTCGGGCTCGATGGCCACGACCATTTGATTGGCGGCAAGGGCAATGACGTGTTTGTCGGCGGCGCCGGTAATGACCTGATTGAGGCTGGCGGCGGGGTTAATACGTTCCTGTTCAGCGGGGCATTTGGCCAGGACCGGGTGGTCGGGTATCAGGCGACTGACAAACTGGTGTTCCTTGGCGTGCAGGGCGTGACGCCGGACGACAACTTCCGCGCGCATGCGTCGGCGGTCGGGCAGGACACGCTGCTGAAATTTGGGGGTGATTCGGTGACGCTGGTCGGGGTGGGGCTGGAGAGTTTGACCGGCGCCGGGATTGTGATTGCCTGA
- a CDS encoding hybrid sensor histidine kinase/response regulator, with product MSGDRTKTSAIEDSRFRLLIDAVVDYAIYMIDPDGIITSWNAGARRFKGYEEAEILGEHFSRFYTEPDRLAGLPQRALDTARNEGRFEGEGWRVRKDGTHFWSHVVIDPILDSSGVLLGYAKITRDLTDRKMAEETLKQSEQQFRLLVQSVTDYAIYMLDASGRLTNWNLGAQRIKGYRPEEVIGKHFSMFYTPDDREAGEPQRALETAAREGRFENKAWRLRKDGTQFFAHVVVDPIWGETGTLLGFAKITRDITEVTQAQHALEQTREALFQAQKMQAIGQLSGGIAHDFNNLLTVILGNLEIVRKRVGEDPKIVRLLENATQGAMRGVSLTQRMLAFARRQELKTEAVEIPALIQGITGLLRSSLGPAVKLQTRFAADLEPAAADVNQLELAVLNLATNARDAMPDGGRIVIGARTEAISDPAISSLPAGRYVCLSVVDTGTGMDAATLASATDPFFTTKGVGKGTGLGLSMVHGFIAQLGGRFILKSEKGVGTTAELWMPVATPGSLAKPAISSPAMAPVPGLCVLVVDDDSLVLTSTSLLLEDLGHRVISAASGAQALEVFGKSPAIDLVITDMAMPHMNGAQLAQAIRGIKPQVPIILATGYADRLEGFVTELPRLSKPFTQLHLVEIIAQAMK from the coding sequence ATGAGCGGTGATCGGACAAAAACCAGTGCTATCGAGGACAGCCGATTTCGACTGTTGATCGATGCTGTGGTGGATTACGCGATCTACATGATCGACCCCGATGGCATCATCACCAGTTGGAACGCCGGGGCCAGACGCTTCAAGGGCTACGAGGAAGCGGAGATTCTCGGCGAGCATTTCTCGCGGTTTTATACCGAGCCCGATCGGCTTGCCGGGTTACCGCAGCGCGCGCTCGACACTGCGCGCAATGAAGGGCGTTTTGAGGGTGAAGGCTGGCGCGTGCGCAAGGACGGCACACACTTCTGGTCTCACGTGGTCATCGACCCGATTCTTGATTCGTCGGGCGTATTGCTGGGTTACGCGAAGATCACCCGCGACCTTACCGACCGCAAGATGGCCGAAGAAACCCTCAAACAGAGCGAGCAACAGTTTCGCTTGCTGGTGCAGAGCGTCACCGATTACGCCATCTATATGCTCGACGCCAGCGGACGCCTGACCAACTGGAACCTCGGCGCCCAGCGCATCAAGGGCTACCGGCCCGAAGAAGTGATCGGCAAGCACTTCTCGATGTTCTACACCCCCGACGACCGCGAGGCTGGCGAACCGCAACGAGCACTGGAAACCGCCGCGCGCGAAGGCCGCTTCGAAAATAAGGCCTGGCGCCTGCGCAAGGACGGCACGCAGTTTTTCGCGCATGTGGTGGTCGACCCGATCTGGGGCGAAACCGGCACGTTGCTCGGTTTTGCGAAGATTACCCGCGACATCACTGAAGTGACCCAGGCCCAGCACGCGCTGGAGCAAACCCGCGAAGCGTTGTTCCAGGCGCAGAAGATGCAGGCCATCGGTCAGCTCAGCGGCGGCATCGCGCATGACTTCAATAACCTGCTGACAGTGATCCTCGGCAATCTGGAAATCGTCCGCAAACGCGTCGGTGAAGACCCGAAAATCGTGCGTCTGCTGGAAAACGCCACCCAAGGCGCGATGCGCGGCGTGTCCCTGACTCAACGCATGCTCGCGTTCGCCCGGCGCCAGGAGCTGAAAACCGAAGCGGTGGAGATTCCGGCGCTGATTCAGGGGATTACCGGCCTGTTGCGCAGCTCGCTCGGGCCTGCGGTGAAACTGCAAACGCGTTTCGCCGCCGACCTCGAACCGGCGGCAGCGGACGTCAATCAACTGGAATTGGCCGTGCTCAATCTCGCGACTAATGCCCGCGACGCAATGCCCGATGGCGGCAGAATTGTCATCGGCGCGCGGACCGAAGCGATCAGCGATCCGGCGATATCCTCGCTGCCGGCCGGTCGTTACGTGTGCCTGAGCGTGGTCGACACCGGCACCGGCATGGACGCGGCGACGCTGGCCTCGGCCACCGATCCGTTCTTCACCACCAAAGGTGTCGGCAAAGGCACGGGCCTGGGGCTGTCGATGGTCCACGGTTTTATCGCGCAACTGGGCGGACGTTTCATCCTTAAAAGTGAGAAAGGCGTCGGCACCACCGCCGAACTGTGGATGCCGGTGGCCACCCCCGGTTCGCTGGCCAAACCGGCCATCAGCTCACCAGCGATGGCGCCGGTGCCGGGGCTTTGCGTGTTGGTGGTGGACGACGACAGTCTGGTCCTGACCAGCACAAGTCTGTTGCTTGAAGACTTGGGCCATCGGGTGATCAGCGCGGCGTCCGGTGCCCAGGCGCTGGAAGTCTTCGGCAAAAGCCCGGCGATTGATCTGGTGATCACCGACATGGCCATGCCGCACATGAACGGCGCGCAACTGGCGCAGGCGATTCGCGGGATCAAACCGCAAGTGCCGATCATCCTCGCCACCGGTTATGCCGACCGCCTCGAAGGTTTTGTCACCGAGCTGCCGCGCCTGTCGAAACCGTTTACCCAACTGCATCTGGTGGAAATCATCGCCCAAGCGATGAAGTGA
- a CDS encoding ATP-dependent DNA helicase: MSYSIAVRALCEFTAKVGDLDLRFTPSPTALEGIVGHRTVASRRSDHYQSEVALIGHYQSLTVKGRADGYDPTQNCLEEVKTYRGDLSKQPANHRQLHWAQAKIYGWLMCQKLELAQINVALVYFDIISEKETCLVEGYRAEELKAFFEQHCQLFLHWAEQEMAHREARNHAAQGLTFPHAGFRPGQRHLAESVFKAVSTGRCLMAQAPTGIGKTVGTLFPMLKALAPQQLDKVFFLTAKTPGRKLALDAAQVILDSADAPPLRILEMIARDKSCEHPDKACHGESCPLAQGFYDRLPGARQAASRLSLLNQSALRDVALQHNVCPYYLSQEMARWADVVVADYNYYFDFSALLFGLAQANNWRVAVLVDEAHNLVERGRQMYSASLDQATLNNVRKTAPEPLKKSLQRVNREWNALHEPQLSPYQAYDRAPEKLLQALSSCSASIGDYLNDHPQGLDSALQNFYFDMLQFGRVAELFDEQYLFDISKRDLERKRNLSTLCLRNVVPAGFIRPRLTAARSTVLFSATLSPRNYYADLLGTPANTVCIDVESPFHADQLQVSIVSRISTRFVHRQASLEPIVELIARQFSERPGNYLAFFSSFDYLQQVAQLLAERHPQISLWSQSRGMAETQRQEFLDQFTTHSQGVGFAVLGGAFGEGIDLPGARLIGAFIATLGLAQLNPINEQMKHRMAAIFGAGYDYTYLYPGVQKVVQAAGRVIRTQQDQGVVMLIDDRFGESKVKQLLPRWWSVQSA, encoded by the coding sequence TTGAGCTACAGCATCGCGGTGCGGGCGCTGTGTGAATTCACCGCCAAGGTCGGCGACCTCGATTTGCGCTTCACTCCGTCACCGACCGCGCTCGAAGGCATCGTCGGCCATCGCACCGTGGCCTCACGCCGCAGCGACCACTACCAAAGCGAAGTTGCGCTGATCGGCCACTATCAATCGTTGACGGTAAAGGGCAGGGCGGACGGCTACGATCCGACGCAAAACTGCCTGGAAGAAGTCAAAACCTATCGCGGCGACCTGAGCAAACAACCGGCCAACCACCGTCAGTTGCACTGGGCGCAGGCAAAAATCTACGGCTGGCTGATGTGCCAGAAGCTCGAACTGGCGCAGATCAACGTCGCGCTGGTGTATTTCGACATCATCAGCGAGAAGGAAACCTGTCTGGTCGAGGGTTATCGCGCCGAAGAACTCAAGGCGTTCTTCGAGCAACACTGCCAGTTGTTTTTGCATTGGGCCGAGCAGGAGATGGCCCATCGCGAGGCGCGCAACCACGCCGCGCAAGGGTTGACGTTTCCGCATGCCGGGTTTCGTCCGGGCCAGCGGCATCTGGCCGAATCGGTGTTCAAAGCCGTGAGCACCGGGCGCTGCCTGATGGCGCAAGCGCCGACCGGGATCGGCAAAACCGTCGGCACGCTGTTTCCAATGCTCAAGGCGTTAGCGCCGCAGCAACTGGACAAGGTGTTCTTCCTCACGGCGAAAACCCCGGGACGCAAACTGGCACTCGACGCTGCGCAAGTGATCCTCGACAGCGCCGATGCGCCGCCGCTGCGGATTCTCGAAATGATCGCGCGGGACAAGTCTTGCGAACACCCGGACAAGGCCTGCCACGGCGAATCCTGCCCGTTGGCCCAAGGCTTTTACGACCGTCTGCCCGGCGCACGGCAGGCCGCCAGTCGCTTAAGCCTGTTGAACCAAAGCGCATTGCGCGATGTGGCGTTGCAGCACAACGTTTGCCCGTATTACCTCAGCCAGGAGATGGCGCGTTGGGCGGACGTGGTGGTCGCGGACTACAACTATTACTTCGATTTCAGCGCATTGCTCTTCGGTTTGGCCCAAGCCAATAACTGGCGCGTCGCGGTGCTGGTGGACGAGGCGCACAACCTCGTCGAACGCGGCCGGCAGATGTACAGCGCCAGCCTCGATCAGGCGACTCTGAATAACGTGCGCAAAACTGCGCCGGAACCGTTGAAGAAATCCCTGCAACGGGTCAACCGCGAATGGAATGCCCTGCATGAACCGCAACTCAGCCCGTATCAGGCCTACGACCGCGCGCCGGAAAAACTCCTGCAAGCCTTGTCGTCTTGCAGCGCGAGCATCGGCGATTACCTGAATGATCATCCGCAAGGCCTCGACAGCGCTTTGCAGAATTTCTACTTCGACATGTTGCAGTTTGGCCGGGTCGCCGAGCTGTTCGACGAGCAGTATTTGTTCGACATCAGCAAACGCGACCTCGAGCGCAAGCGCAATCTGTCGACCCTGTGCCTGCGCAACGTGGTGCCCGCCGGGTTCATTCGCCCACGCTTGACGGCGGCGCGCAGCACGGTGCTGTTTTCCGCGACGCTGAGCCCGCGCAATTACTACGCTGACCTGCTCGGCACGCCAGCGAATACCGTGTGCATCGACGTTGAATCGCCGTTTCATGCCGACCAGTTGCAGGTCAGCATCGTCAGCCGCATCTCTACGCGTTTCGTCCACCGGCAAGCCTCGCTGGAACCGATTGTCGAGCTGATCGCCCGGCAATTCAGCGAACGCCCCGGCAACTACCTGGCGTTTTTCAGCAGCTTCGATTATCTCCAGCAAGTGGCGCAGTTACTCGCCGAGCGCCACCCGCAGATCAGCTTGTGGTCGCAATCGCGCGGCATGGCCGAAACCCAGCGCCAGGAGTTTCTCGACCAGTTCACCACGCACAGCCAAGGCGTGGGTTTCGCGGTGTTGGGCGGGGCGTTTGGGGAAGGCATTGATCTGCCCGGCGCGCGGCTGATCGGTGCGTTTATTGCGACGTTGGGCCTGGCGCAACTGAACCCGATCAACGAGCAGATGAAACACCGCATGGCCGCCATTTTCGGCGCCGGCTACGACTACACCTATCTCTATCCAGGCGTGCAAAAAGTCGTGCAAGCGGCGGGGCGGGTGATCCGCACGCAACAGGACCAAGGCGTGGTGATGCTGATTGATGATCGTTTTGGCGAGAGCAAGGTCAAACAGCTGTTGCCGCGTTGGTGGTCGGTGCAGTCCGCGTAG
- a CDS encoding VRR-NUC domain-containing protein, producing the protein MAHFPVTANPLDDPFYYLNNFMQVLDWLEHRYADVLSVEEQRFIGEFNQLPRESRALLVRMVMRKGLHFRAGKLHYVEIGDIAMAAAPLLQLGWIDEQSPLLIEEVFGVLLKAEILQCLGHAIEQPKGKKTDWLPLLSEQFPEPRSFQHWCPTLGDRLFSLTIMNLCDRLRLMFFGNLYQDWSEFVLADLGIFTYEKVEFCAESRGLRSREDVDACVFLHDCQQRFEAGEEVATVVEQINAVALSNPWLQRRRGKLLFQIGQYCERMADFANALIIYRDCAYPGARLRLIRVLERCGEYAPALELATVAGQAPESAAEQQKLLRVLPRLRRKLGGPPIKRASARAMQRLDLQLPRSDMGLSVEYYVQAHLAEAAAPVHYVENSLINSLFGLLCWPAIFAPLPGAFFHPFQRGPVDLLNEDFHDRRAELFQACFAELDDGRYRQTIRERYAGKWGVQSPFVFWGALSEELLDQALDCLPAEHLKHWFSRLLLDIKANRAGMPDLIQFWPQDKTYRMIEVKGPGDRLQDNQLRWLEFCHEHQMPIAVCYVQWAEQSA; encoded by the coding sequence ATGGCCCATTTTCCTGTGACTGCAAACCCGCTCGACGACCCGTTCTACTACTTGAATAACTTCATGCAAGTGCTTGATTGGCTTGAGCATCGTTATGCCGACGTGCTGAGTGTAGAGGAACAACGCTTTATCGGTGAGTTCAATCAGCTGCCGCGTGAGTCGCGCGCGCTGCTGGTGCGCATGGTCATGCGCAAAGGCCTGCATTTTCGCGCCGGCAAGCTGCATTACGTCGAAATCGGCGACATCGCCATGGCCGCCGCGCCATTGCTGCAATTGGGCTGGATCGATGAGCAATCGCCGCTATTAATAGAAGAGGTGTTTGGCGTATTGCTCAAAGCCGAAATTCTCCAGTGCCTGGGCCACGCCATCGAGCAACCGAAAGGCAAGAAGACCGATTGGCTGCCGCTGCTCAGCGAGCAGTTTCCCGAACCGCGCAGCTTCCAGCACTGGTGCCCGACGCTGGGTGATCGGTTGTTCAGCCTGACGATCATGAATCTGTGTGACCGCTTGCGCCTGATGTTTTTCGGCAATCTTTATCAGGATTGGTCAGAGTTTGTGCTCGCCGACCTCGGCATCTTCACCTACGAAAAAGTAGAATTCTGCGCCGAATCCCGCGGGTTGCGCAGCCGCGAAGACGTTGATGCCTGCGTGTTCCTGCACGACTGCCAGCAACGCTTCGAGGCGGGCGAAGAGGTCGCGACAGTGGTCGAGCAGATCAACGCTGTGGCGCTGAGCAACCCGTGGCTGCAACGTCGGCGCGGCAAGTTGCTGTTCCAGATCGGCCAGTATTGCGAGCGGATGGCCGATTTCGCCAACGCGCTGATCATCTATCGCGACTGCGCCTACCCCGGCGCGCGCCTGCGGCTGATCCGCGTATTGGAGCGCTGCGGCGAGTATGCGCCGGCGCTGGAACTGGCGACGGTCGCCGGGCAAGCACCGGAAAGTGCCGCCGAACAGCAGAAACTCCTTCGCGTGCTGCCACGGCTGCGGCGCAAACTCGGCGGGCCGCCGATCAAACGCGCCAGCGCTCGGGCGATGCAGCGCCTCGACCTGCAACTGCCGCGCAGCGATATGGGCCTGTCCGTCGAGTATTACGTGCAGGCGCACTTGGCCGAAGCGGCGGCGCCGGTGCATTACGTCGAGAACAGCCTGATCAATTCACTGTTTGGCTTGCTGTGCTGGCCGGCGATTTTCGCGCCGTTGCCGGGAGCGTTTTTCCACCCGTTCCAGCGCGGGCCGGTGGACCTGCTCAATGAAGACTTCCATGATCGCCGCGCCGAACTGTTCCAGGCCTGTTTTGCCGAACTGGATGACGGCCGTTACCGCCAGACCATTCGCGAACGGTACGCCGGCAAGTGGGGCGTGCAGTCGCCGTTCGTGTTCTGGGGCGCGTTGAGCGAGGAATTGCTCGATCAAGCGCTCGATTGCCTGCCCGCCGAGCACCTCAAACACTGGTTCAGCCGTTTGCTGCTCGACATCAAGGCCAATCGCGCCGGCATGCCTGACCTGATCCAGTTTTGGCCGCAGGACAAGACCTATCGCATGATCGAGGTCAAAGGCCCGGGCGATCGCCTGCAAGACAACCAATTGCGCTGGCTCGAGTTCTGTCACGAACACCAGATGCCGATTGCCGTGTGTTACGTGCAATGGGCGGAGCAGAGCGCTTGA